In Prunus dulcis chromosome 1, ALMONDv2, whole genome shotgun sequence, the following are encoded in one genomic region:
- the LOC117638514 gene encoding uncharacterized protein LOC117638514 has product MKRISVFCLILHFLALRFCAAADHNASSIVFTTLGRLDYYFDIFTLPIQGGLPSAATETRITDAKSVNFNGHFPNLTRIQSHTRPDPSLQLIYVTERNGFSNIYYDAVYLTSLTTSGGRRSALEVSDRVQVPLLSLEQGQNRLSMKDRPSLTGDYLVYVSTHEDSGVPRTSSAAVYSTHINSGVTQRLTPHGIADFSPAVSPSGVWTAVASYGPKGWDGEVEELSTDIYVFLTRDGTQRVKVVEHGGWPSWVDESTIYFHRRGEDQWWSIYRAILRREGPSSTESVVVQRVTPPGLHAFTPATSPGNREFIAVATRRPTSSFRHVELFDLVRNEFKELTRLVSPQTHHFNPFISPDSSRVGYHKCRVNGNGEESPKLFLQNIDSRIPNLSILRIDGSFPSFSPAGDLIAYVNFPGVYVVNLDGSNRRHVYPGAAFSTAWDPVRKGVLYTGAGPDFAPESTEVDIISITVDDVDQASFKKLTTNGKNNAFPSPSPDGKRIVFRSGLSGHKNLYIMDAEDGERSGLHRLTEGMWTDTMCNWSPDGEWIAFASDRDNPGSGSFELYVIHPNGTGLRKVIESGSGGRTNHPWFSPDGKSLVFTSDYGAISAEPISNPHHYQPYGEIFTINLDGSDLRRLTQNCYEDGTPVWIPHFIKPTDVQWPIERPGCEFEDLHWLSKMGPSYGVGAASWVLNKPICGV; this is encoded by the coding sequence ATGAAACGCATATCGGTTTTCTGTTTGATCCTCCATTTTCTGGCGCTGCGATTCTGTGCAGCGGCGGACCACAACGCCTCCAGCATCGTCTTCACAACGCTCGGCAGATTAGATTACTACTTCGACATCTTCACCCTCCCGATTCAGGGGGGCCTACCTTCCGCAGCCACCGAGACCCGAATCACAGATGCAAAATCCGTCAATTTCAACGGCCACTTCCCCAACCTAACCCGAATCCAATCCCATACCCGACCCGACCCATCACTCCAGCTCATCTACGTCACCGAAAGAAACGGCTTTTCCAACATATACTACGACGCCGTTTATCTCACTTCGCTGACGACGAGCGGCGGAAGAAGGTCCGCTCTCGAAGTCTCGGACCGGGTTCAGGTCCCGCTATTGAGCTTAGAGCAGGGCCAGAATCGTCTTTCTATGAAGGACCGGCCGAGCTTGACCGGAGATTACTTGGTTTACGTCTCGACTCACGAGGACTCGGGCGTACCGAGGACTAGTTCGGCCGCGGTGTACTCGACTCACATCAACTCGGGCGTGACTCAGAGATTGACCCCACACGGCATCGCTGACTTCAGCCCCGCGGTGTCTCCGTCTGGGGTTTGGACCGCGGTGGCTTCGTACGGACCGAAAGGCTGGGACGGGGAGGTGGAGGAGCTCAGTACGGACATCTACGTCTTTCTGACTAGGGACGGGACTCAGAGAGTCAAGGTGGTCGAACACGGTGGGTGGCCGAGTTGGGTCGATGAGTCAACCATTTACTTCCACAGAAGAGGCGAGGATCAGTGGTGGAGTATTTACAGGGCTATTTTGCGGAGAGAGGGACCGAGTTCGACTGAGTCAGTGGTGGTTCAGCGAGTCACGCCGCCGGGTCTCCACGCGTTCACACCCGCCACATCACCGGGGAACCGCGAGTTCATCGCCGTGGCCACCAGAAGACCCACCTCGAGCTTTCGCCACGTGGAGCTCTTCGACTTGGTGAGGAACGAGTTCAAGGAGCTGACCCGACTCGTCTCGCCCCAAACCCACCACTTCAACCCGTTCATATCGCCCGATTCGAGTCGGGTCGGGTATCACAAGTGCAGAGTGAACGGAAACGGAGAAGAAAGCCCCAAGCTTTTTCTTCAGAACATCGACAGTCGAATCCCTAACCTGTCGATCTTGAGAATTGACGGTTCGTTCCCTTCGTTTTCACCCGCTGGTGATCTTATCGCTTACGTGAACTTCCCGGGTGTTTATGTTGTGAACCTGGACGGTTCGAACCGGCGCCATGTGTACCCTGGAGCTGCCTTCTCAACAGCGTGGGACCCAGTGCGTAAAGGCGTCTTATACACTGGGGCTGGACCTGATTTTGCACCCGAGAGTACTGAGGTTGATATCATCTCCATCACCGTTGATGACGTTGACCAAGCGAGCTTTAAGAAGTTGACCACTAATGGGAAAAATAATGCTTTTCCTTCACCCTCTCCCGACGGAAAACGGATCGTGTTTCGCTCGGGTCTGTCGGGTCATAAGAACTTGTATATCATGGACGCGGAGGATGGGGAAAGGAGTGGGCTCCACCGACTAACGGAGGGTATGTGGACGGACACAATGTGCAATTGGTCTCCTGATGGGGAATGGATAGCTTTTGCATCGGACCGGGACAACCCGGGTAGCGGGAGCTTTGAGTTGTATGTGATCCACCCGAATGGAACCGGGTTGAGGAAAGTGATTGAAAGTGGATCAGGCGGTCGCACCAACCACCCTTGGTTCAGCCCGGATGGGAAAAGCCTAGTTTTTACTTCGGACTATGGGGCTATATCAGCTGAGCCCATCTCAAACCCACATCACTATCAGCCTTACGGTGAGATCTTCACAATTAACTTGGACGGTTCTGATCTTAGGAGGTTGACACAGAATTGTTACGAGGATGGGACCCCTGTGTGGATCCCTCATTTCATTAAGCCCACTGATGTTCAGTGGCCAATTGAGAGGCCTGGCTGTGAGTTTGAGGACTTGCACTGGCTCAGTAAGATGGGACCAAGTTATGGTGTTGGGGCTGCATCTTGGGTCTTAAACAAGCCTATATGTGGTGTGTAA
- the LOC117638182 gene encoding cyclin-A1-1-like, with the protein MSTQNRRSAFPSSLAKRQALSSSSSTSGNVGKVVAAEPHLAKKRAPLSNLTNRNSVSNNGLRSSGGSSCTLVPCTNKIAKVKKGPPACTGNKGVSASSLPASFNVKPSAVVLPKVTPAPRSDEAVPSSFALPGPCSMDVSPSKSDGNSVSMDETMSSCDSFKSPEVEYIDNNDVPAIDSINRKTFSNLYISDHAETTGVACKREVLVELEAEDKIADLDNSLMDPQLCATIACDIYKHLRASEAKKRPSTDFMEKTQKDINPSMRAILIDWLVEVAEEYRLVPDTLYLTVNYIDRYLSGNPMNRQRLQLLGVACMMIASKYEEICAPQVEEFCYITDNTYFKEEVLQMESDVLNYLKFEMTAPTTKCFLRRFVRAAQGANEGISMHLECLANYLAELSLLEYSMLGYAPSLVAASAIFLANFILLPSKRPWNATLQHYTLYQPSDLRDCVKDLHRLCCNSQSSSLPAIREKYSQHKYKHVAKKYCPPTIPSEYQT; encoded by the exons ATGTCGACCCAGAACCGCCGTTCAGCATTTCCGTCGTCTCTGGCAAAACGACAGGCGTTGTCTTCGTCTTCGTCTACATCGGGGAATGTTGGGAAGGTTGTGGCAGCTGAGCCGCACTTGGCTAAGAAGCGAGCGCCTCTCAGTAACCTGACGAATCGAAACAGTGTGTCTAACAACGGTTTACGGAGCTCAGGGGGGTCATCATGCACTCTG GTACCCTGCACAAATAAGATCGCCAAAGTGAAAAAGGGACCTCCTGCTTGCACTGGTAACAAAGGCGTCTCAGCGAGTAGCCTACCTGCATCCTTCAATGTCAAACCAAGTGCAGTTGTTCTTCCAAAGGTTACACCTGCCCCAAGAAGCGACGAAGCAGTCCCTAGCTCTTTTGCCTTACCTGGACCATGCAGCATGGATGTTTCTCCAAGTAAATCAGATGGAAACTCAGTTTCCATGGATGAGACAATGTCAAGTTGTGATTCTTTTAAGAGTCCGGAAGTTGAATACATAGACAACAATGATGTTCCAGCAATTGATTCTATTAACCGGAAGACATTCAGCAATCTCTACATTTCAGACCATGCGGAAACAACAG GGGTTGCCTGCAAACGAGAAGTACTTGTGGAGTTGGAAGCAGAGGATAAAATTGCTGATTTGGATAACAGTTTAATGGATCCTCAGCTTTGTGCAACCATTGCCTGTGATATTTACAAGCACTTGCGTGCATCTGAG GCAAAGAAGAGGCCTTCCACAGATTTCATGGAGAAAACTCAGAAAGATATAAATCCCAGCATGCGGGCAATACTAATTGATTGGCTTGTGGAG GTGGCTGAAGAATACAGGCTTGTACCTGATACATTATATTTGACTGTGAATTACATAGACCGATATCTTTCAGGGAATCCGATGAATAGACAACGATTACAGTTACTTGGTGTTGCCTGCATGATGATTGCTTC AAAATATGAGGAGATATGTGCACCCCAGGTGGAAGAGTTTTGTTACATTACTGATAACACATATTTCAAGGAAGAG GTGTTGCAAATGGAATCTGATGTTTTGAATTACTTGAAGTTTGAAATGACAGCCCCCACAACTAAATGCTTTTTAAG GCGATTCGTGCGTGCTGCTCAAGGAGCCAATGAG GGTATATCAATGCATTTGGAGTGCTTAGCAAACTACCTTGCAGAATTATCACTTCTAGAGTACAGCATGCTTGGTTATGCCCCATCACTTGTAGCTGCTTCTGCAATTTTCTTGGCCAACTTTATACTTCTTCCTTCAAAGAGACCATGG AATGCCACATTGCAGCATTACACTCTTTATCAGCCGTCGGATTTGCGTGACTGTGTCAAGGATCTCCATCGCCTATGTTGTAACAGCCAGAGTTCTAGTTTACCTGCTATCAGGGAGAAATACAGTCAACATAAG TATAAACATGTTGCGAAGAAGTACTGCCCGCCAACAATACCTTCAGAGTACCAAACTTAA
- the LOC117638169 gene encoding cyclin-A1-4-like, whose protein sequence is MSTRNRRPTPLSSSSSSAKRPSVSRQSNKKPMETRAQVAKKRTALADVTNQRNGSQSGPPTFIASSKPLVPCATKIAKTTKELSTCVSDTDLSGNVFPPSLSAKSSIVVPFSDTSFSGKNTTTEIVATNPSPSSSVTVLPVPSSIVHTFRSRDGSPSRSVSGSVSLDENMSTCESLKSPEFEYIDNEEISEVKSIEKKTTKSLCISDYPGKEGNIWKKDTFVNMETTDKIVDIDNNLMDPQFCATIASDIYEHLRDSEANRRPSMDFMERIQKDINASMRAILIDWLVEVAEEFRLVPDTLFLTINYVDRYLSGNALNRKQLQLLGVACMMIAAKYEEIISPEVEQFCYITDNTYVKEEVLQMESSVLNHLKFQMTAPTTMCFLRRFCFVAQQTSEVPSLQLQCLAFYIAELSLLEYSMLCYAPSLIAASAAFLAKYILSPSKKPWNSTLRHYTLYQATDLFDCVKALHRLCCNGCSSDLPAVREKYCQHKYKFVAKKYCPPSIPTDFFQDLNN, encoded by the exons ATGTCGACGAGAAACCGCCGTCCCACCCCATTATCATCCTCGTCGTCCTCGGCCAAGAGGCCCTCAGTTTCGCGTCAGTCGAACAAGAAGCCTATGGAGACCAGGGCCCAAGTGGCAAAAAAGCGCACAGCTCTCGCCGACGTCACGAACCAAAGAAATGGCTCTCAGAGTGGTCCACCGACCTTCATCGCTTCGTCGAAACCTCTG GTGCCATGTGCAACTAAAATTGCTAAGACAACGAAGGAATTGTCTACTTGCGTGAGTGATACTGACCTGTCAGGGAATGTCTTTCCTCCATCCTTGAGTGCAAAATCAAGCATCGTGGTTCCTTTCAGTGATACATCCTTTTCAGGAAAGAATACGACTACTGAAATAGTTGCCACTAATCCTTCTCCAAGCAGCAGTGTTACTGTTCTTCCTGTTCCTAGTAGCATAGTTCATACATTCAGAAGTAGGGATGGATCTCCAAGCAGATCAGTTAGTGGTTCAGTTTCTTTGGATGAGAACATGTCTACGTGTGAATCTTTGAAGAGTCcagaatttgaatatattgaCAATGAGGAAATTTCAGAAGTTAAATCGATTGAGAAGAAGACAACTAAAAGCCTCTGCATCTCAGACTATCCAGGAAAAGAAG GAAATATCTGGAAGAAAGATACATTTGTCAATATGGAGACAACAGATAAAATTGTTGATATTGATAACAATCTTATGGACCCACAGTTTTGTGCAACCATTGCATCTGACATATACGAACACTTGCGTGACTCTGAG GCAAATAGAAGGCCCTCCATGGACTTTATGGAAAGGATCCAGAAAGACATTAATGCCAGCATGCGCGCAATTCTGATTGATTGGCTAGTTGAG gTTGCTGAAGAGTTCAGACTTGTACCAGATACACTCTTTCTGACCATCAACTATGTAGATCGTTATCTTTCAGGCAATGCGCTGAATAGGAAACAATTGCAATTGCTGGGTGTTGCCTGCATGATGATTGCAGC TAAATATGAGGAGATTATTTCTCCTGAAGTGGAACAGTTCTGTTACATTACGGACAATACATATGTCAAAGAGGAG GTTTTGCAAATGGAATCTTCTGTGCTGAATCACTTGAAGTTTCAAATGACAGCTCCAACGACTATGTGCTTTTTGAG gcggttttgttttgttgctcAACAGACCAGTGAG GTTCCATCGCTGCAGCTCCAGTGCTTGGCCTTCTACATAGCAGAGTTGTCTCTTCTCGAATATAGCATGCTTTGTTATGCCCCGTCACTAATAGCTGCTTCTGCTGCTTTCTTGGCAAAGTATATACTTTCCCCTTCAAAGAAACCTTGG AATTCTACATTGAGACACTACACACTTTATCAAGCCACTGATTTGTTTGATTGTGTCAAAGCGCTGCATCGCCTATGTTGTAATGGTTGTAGTTCTGACTTGCCTGCGGTTAGGGAGAAGTACTGTCAACATAAG TACAAGTTCGTGGCCAAGAAGTACTGCCCTCCATCAATACCTACGGATTTCTTCCAGGATTTAAACAACTAG
- the LOC117614331 gene encoding chloroplast processing peptidase-like, which translates to MSFLRPSALHQCFIAFPSLRWMPCQSWEFLRWPGLDGLLRLLVVVLLWTTFSEIRFIPSSSMYPTLRVGDRVVVEKASYYIRRPAMHDIVTFPDPTQQTGDSEQIVFIKRIVAKGGDLVEVRNGWLYVNGIAQKEDFIAEPPTYVSNLTYVPEGHVYVLGDNRNNSFDSHVWGPLPIKNIIGRYVTCCHRPRS; encoded by the exons ATGAGCTTCTTGAGGCCCTCCGCTCTGCACCAGTGCTTCATTGCGTTCCCTTCGCTGAGGTGGATGCCATGCCAGAGCTGGGAGTTTCTGCGATGGCCGGGGCTTGATGGGCTCTTGAGACTCTTGGTGGTAGTGCTTTTGTGGACGACGTTTTCTGAGATTCGCTTCATTCCTTCCTCTTCTATGTACCCGACTCTTCGTGTTGGTGATCGCGTCGTTGTCGAAAAG GCCTCATATTATATTAGACGTCCTGCTATGCACGATATTGTAACATTCCCGGATCCAACACAG CAAACTGGAGACTCGGAACAGATTGTTTTCATAAAGAGGATTGTTGCGAAAGGGGGAGACTTGGTTGAG GTTCGTAATGGATGGCTCTATGTCAATGGAATTGCGCAGAAGGAAGATTTTATCGCAGAACCACCCACATATGTATCAAATTTAACT TATGTGCCTGAAGGCCATGTATATGTGCTAGGTGACAACCGCAACAACAGCTTTGACTCCCATGTTTG GGGACCCCTTCCCATCAAGAACATCATTGGAAGATATGTAACATGTTGTCATAGACCTCGCAGTTGA
- the LOC117622200 gene encoding probable xyloglucan glycosyltransferase 5, with protein sequence MSVTNFNAMVSGLFQLGSSCEWVITKKTGRSSSESDLLAAAERESKMVNQLQVHRGASESELSELNRIMEQKEVALKPIKKANKIYRKELALAFLLLTASVRSLLSAQGVHFYFLLFQGVTRPFFL encoded by the coding sequence ATGTCGGTAACAAATTTCAACGCAATGGTCTCTGGATTGTTCCAGTTGGGTAGCTCTTGTGAGTGGGTTATCACCAAGAAAACTGGCAGGTCATCATCAGAATCTGACTTACTGGCTGCTGCTGAAAGGGAATCAAAGATGGTAAACCAATTGCAGGTCCACAGAGGAGCTTCTGAGAGTGAGCTTTCTGAGTTGAACCGAATTATGGAGCAAAAAGAAGTAGCTCTTAAGCCGATTAAGAAAGCTAACAAGATATATAGGAAAGAGCTTGCTCTAGCATTCCTCCTGCTCACAGCTTCTGTCAGGAGTCTGTTATCTGCTCAAGGAGTACACTTCTATTTCCTGCTCTTCCAAGGTGTGACCAGGCCTTTCTTCTTGTAG
- the LOC117619413 gene encoding probable LRR receptor-like serine/threonine-protein kinase At4g29180, with product MAALVMVFWVWLAFNIPPITPSGRGLSHHDQKRKLASTIPGFISIDCGATLQNYDDSNMFYQTDTGFISAGVNSQISSEFINSSLNMELRTLRYFPEGEQNCYTLKPEQGRSNNYLIRAVFMYGNYDGKNETPVFQLYLGVNSWTTVKDSYVVHEIIYAPLTDAIQVCLVNKDNGTPYISALEVRQLDNSLYQSGNGALALTSRINLGGSNKIIRYADDIYDRKWNHDQKNEWIPVTLAPNLTIEISNNGYKVPDKVLGTAVKNLSSRELTGNIAVSFSNLRTIESLDLSHNQLTGPIPEFLAQLPYLRDLNLMGNQLEDAVPKALMEKHNSGGLTLNLDGNPDLCLVGSCKGKNRKVVAIVAPTVSVVVFIILCALAIYHIREKKRKGTRREWSLKAKNWRFTYSEIVNITNNFKSVIGEGGFGRVYHGSLTHGIEVAIKVLSSSSRQGSDEFQNEVDLLFGIHHKNLVSLFGYCNEGGNMALVYDYMACGNLQQHLLAGKGIGDIVDPRLESYNINSAWRAIEVAMACIPSIAIQRPDISYVYDELKACLKMEMASEKPQIMEGYQTWSSSSIHTTPLDPKVEMHHTC from the exons ATGGCTGCATTGGTTATGGTGTTTTGGGTGTGGCTGGCCTTCAACATTCCTCCTATCACCCCTTCTGGGAGGGGTCTTAGTCAtcatgaccaaaaaagaaagcttGCTTCTACTATTCCTG GTTTCATAAGCATCGACTGTGGCGCAACTCTGCAGAACTATGATGACTCCAACATGTTTTACCAGACAGATACAGGGTTTATAAGCGCTGGAGTGAATTCACAGATATCCTCAGAGTTCATCAACTCAAGCCTTAACATGGAGCTGAGGACCTTGAGATATTTCCCAGAAGGAGAACAGAATTGCTACACCTTGAAGCCTGAGCAAGGCAGATCAAACAACTATCTCATCAGAGCTGTGTTCATGTATGGAAACTATGATGGCAAAAATGAAACTCCAGTGTTCCAATTGTATCTTGGGGTTAATTCATGGACAACGGTGAAAGACTCATATGTTGTACATGAGATCATATATGCTCCCTTGACAGATGCCATACAAGTGTGTCTTGTGAACAAAGACAATGGAACACCATATATTTCTGCACTGGAAGTTAGGCAATTGGACAACTCCCTCTACCAATCAGGTAATGGAGCACTGGCCTTGACTTCGCGAATCAACCTTGGTGGCTCGAATAAGATAATCAG GTACGCGGACGATATATATGATCGCAAATGGAATCATGATCAGAAAAATGAATGGATCCCAGTGACATTGGCACCCAACTTGACAATTGAGATCAGCAACAATGGCTACAAAGTACCAGACAAAGTGTTAGGAACTGCTGTCAA GAACCTTAGTTCAAGAGAATTGACAGGAAATATAGCTGTTTCATTCTCCAACCTCAGAACGATAGAATCTTT GGATCTATCACACAATCAATTGACAGGTCCAATTCCAGAATTTCTAGCGCAACTGCCATACTTGAGAGACCT CAATTTAATGGGGAACCAGCTTGAAGATGCAGTTCCCAAGGCTCTTATGGAAAAGCACAATAGCGGAGGGTTAACATTAAA TTTGGATGGAAATCCAGATCTTTGTTTGGTGGGTTCatgcaaaggaaaaaacagGAAGGTTGTCGCCATTGTTGCACCAACAGTATCAGTTGTGGTCTTCATAATACTATGTGCTCTAGCAATCTATCATATCcgtgaaaagaaaagaaaag GGACGAGAAGAGAATGGTCACTGAAAGCAAAGAATTGGAGATTTACGTACTCTGAGATTGTGAATATCACCAATAACTTCAAATCTGTTATTGGAGAAGGTGGATTTGGAAGAGTCTACCACGGCAGCCTAACACATGGAATTGAAGTTGCTATCAAGGTGCTTTCTTCATCATCAAGACAAGGGTCCGACGAATTTCAAAATGAG GTGGATCTCTTATTCGGAATTCATCACAAGAACTTGGTTTCTCTTTTTGGATACTGCAATGAAGGTGGAAATATGGCACTCGTTTACGATTATATGGCCTGTGGAAATTTGCAACAGCATCTATTAGCAG GAAAGGGCATTGGAGATATAGTTGATCCAAGATTAGAAAGCTATAACATAAATTCTGCCTGGAGAGCCATAGAAGTGGCAATGGCTTGCATACCATCAATAGCAATCCAGAGGCCAGACATCAGCTATGTCTATGATGAGTTGAAGGCATGTTTGAAAATGGAGATGGCTTCTGAGAAACCTCAGATAATGGAAGGCTACCAGACCTGGTCGAGCAGTTCAATTCATACCACTCCTTTGGACCCCAAAGTTGAAATGCACCATACTTGCTAG
- the LOC117637696 gene encoding amino acid permease 3-like: MAKMGDNQLTHHQVFDVSVDVPPEGGSKCFDDDGRLKRTGTVWTASAHIITAVIGSGVLSLAWATAQLGWVAGPSVMLLFSFVTYYTSTLLAACYRTGDPVTGKRNYTYTDAVRSNLGGFKEKICGFVQYLNLFGVAIGYTIASSISMVAIKRSNCFYKNGDTAPCHVNSNPYMIAFGIAEIIFSQIPNFDQLWWLSIVAAVMSFTYSSIGLGLGIAKVVETGTIRGSMTGISIGNVTETQKIWRSFQALGDIAFAYSYSLILIEIQDTVKSPPSEAKTMKKATIVSVATTTLFYMLCGCMGYAAFGDSSPGNLLTGFGFFNPYWLIDIANAAIVIHLVGAYQVFVQPLYAFVEKTAAEKYPHSHFITKDIKFRIPGFGLFNLNLFRLVWRTCFVILTTVISMILPFFNDVVGLLGALGFWPLTVYFPVEMYIATKRIPKWSTRWICLQILSGACLIVTIAAAAGSIAGVISDLKIYKPFKTSY, from the exons ATGGCTAAAATGGGTGATAACCAGCTTACCCACCACCAAGTTTTTGATGTCTCTGTCGATGTGCCTCCAGAGGGAGGCTCCAAGTGCTTTGATGACGACGGCCGTCTCAAACGAACTG GAACCGTTTGGACTGCAAGTGCTCACATAATTACTGCGGTAATTGGGTCTGGAGTTTTGTCCTTGGCTTGGGCCACAGCTCAGCTTGGATGGGTTGCTGGTCCTTCTGTGATGCTTCTGTTCTCTTTTGTCACTTACTACACTTCAACTCTTCTCGCTGCCTGCTATCGTACTGGTGACCCTGTCACGGGAAAGAGAAACTATACTTACACAGATGCCGTCCGATCCAATCTTG gtGGGTTCAAGGAGAAAATTTGTGGGTTTGTTCAGTACTTGAATCTCTTTGGAGTTGCCATTGGCTACACTATAGCATCATCTATAAGCATGGT GGCAATAAAGAGGTCTAACTGCTTCTACAAAAATGGTGACACAGCACCATGCCATGTAAACAGCAACCCTTATATGATCGCTTTCGGCATAGCAGAAATCATCTTCTCTCAAATTCCAAACTTCGATCAGCTATGGTGGCTCTCCATTGTTGCTGCAGTCATGTCCTTCACTTACTCTTCAATTGGACTTGGCCTTGGAATTGCCAAAGTTGTTG AAACTGGAACTATCAGGGGAAGCATGACTGGGATAAGCATTGGAAATGTGACAGAAACTCAAAAGATTTGGAGGAGCTTCCAAGCACTTGGGGACATAGCTTTTGCATACTCTTACTCTCTCATCCTCATTGAAATTCAGGACACAGTTAAATCCCCACCATCTGAAGCTAAGACAATGAAGAAGGCAACTATAGTGAGTGTAGCTACCACAACCCTTTTCTACATGCTCTGTGGCTGCATGGGCTATGCTGCTTTTGGAGACTCATCTCCCGGAAACCTCCTCACTGGTTTCGGTTTCTTCAACCCCTATTGGCTCATTGACATTGCCAATGCAGCCATTGTCATCCACCTTGTTGGCGCTTACCAAGTCTTTGTCCAGCCCCTCTATGCATTTGTTGAGAAAACAGCAGCAGAAAAGTACCCACATAGCCATTTCATCACAAAAGACATTAAATTCAGAATCCCCGGCTTTGGTCTCTTCAATCTCAACCTCTTCAGATTGGTGTGGAGGACATGTTTTGTGATTTTAACCACTGTGATTTCCATGATCTTGCCATTCTTCAATGATGTGGTTGGGCTTCTTGGGGCTCTGGGATTTTGGCCACTCACAGTTTACTTCCCTGTGGAGATGTATATTGCAACAAAGAGGATCCCAAAGTGGAGCACAAGATGGATTTGCCTCCAGATCCTAAGTGGTGCTTGCCTTATAGTCACCATAGCAGCTGCTGCTGGTTCAATTGCTGGTGTGATTAGTGATCTCAAGATCTACAAGCCATTCAAGACCAGCTACTGA